TTTTTGTCGGGAATGGCCGGTTGCTGGCCCTGCCGGTGTTGTGGATTTTAGTGGAATGGGCGCGGGCACGTCTCTTTACGGGCTTCCCCTGGCTGGCGACGGGATATACCCAGACCCACTCCTTCCTCGGTGGCTTTGCGCCCTGGCTGGGGCAATACGGAGTGGGGCTGGCGACGGCCGGGGTGGCGGCCCTTCTGGTCTATATGCTGCAACGGCGGCAGTCCCGCCCGGTGCTGTTGGGCGGCGTCGTATCGCTCCTGGTGATTTCCGGGGTAGCCATGGCGGCAGCGTCCGTGTCCTTCACCCATCCTATAGGCAAGCCGCTGCGGGTAAGTCTGCTGCAGGGTAATATCGCCATCACGGAGAAGTGGAATGCTGCCAAAGTCAGTGCCATCTTGCATCATTACGTAAGCATGATTTTGCAGACGCCGCCCGATACCCGGCTGGTCGTCCTACCGGAGACTGCCTTCCCTCTTTTCCAGACCGAAATACCAAGCCTGATCGAACAGTTGCAGAAATGGTCAGCGACGCACCACAAAATCCTGCTCATCGGTATCCCCGAAAACGTCGGCCGTAAATATTACAACGCGGCCATGGAAATTGACGGGAACGCACCGCTGCGCTGGTATCGGAAAGAGCATCTGGTGCCCTTCGGAGAATATATTCCGATGCCCGTTTTACTCGGGCCTCTGGTACATCATTTTTTGCCGGGGCTGGGCAGCTTCTCTTTTGGGGATGGGCCTTACGCCCTGCCCGTAGACGGGCAGAAAACCGGTATGACCATCTGTTACGAAGAGTCCTTCTCCCGGGACGTGCGCAAGGGTGTCAGGGAGGGGGCCACCGTTCTTTTGAATATCAGTGATTATGCATGGTACGGGCACAGCATCGCGGCCGCGCAAAGCCTGCAAATGGCGGCCATGCAGTCCCGGCAGGAGCAGAAACCCGATGTTCGC
This sequence is a window from Acidithiobacillus ferridurans. Protein-coding genes within it:
- the lnt gene encoding apolipoprotein N-acyltransferase; the protein is MKKPSFPLRLLAAFILGAAWPLAFAPFAWWPLAIALLFGLFWLATTEERPQRLAALGAGFGFAAFAAGTSWIAITLHNFANMDWALAGTAVALLAAFCAVYTALALWLAGRFFVGNGRLLALPVLWILVEWARARLFTGFPWLATGYTQTHSFLGGFAPWLGQYGVGLATAGVAALLVYMLQRRQSRPVLLGGVVSLLVISGVAMAAASVSFTHPIGKPLRVSLLQGNIAITEKWNAAKVSAILHHYVSMILQTPPDTRLVVLPETAFPLFQTEIPSLIEQLQKWSATHHKILLIGIPENVGRKYYNAAMEIDGNAPLRWYRKEHLVPFGEYIPMPVLLGPLVHHFLPGLGSFSFGDGPYALPVDGQKTGMTICYEESFSRDVRKGVREGATVLLNISDYAWYGHSIAAAQSLQMAAMQSRQEQKPDVRATNTGITALISPHGRVISQLPQFVEGTLNGAIQPMTGETPFGRWGSLPYLLLSSVLLLLALVLSRRQSSSPQ